In Maniola jurtina chromosome Z, ilManJurt1.1, whole genome shotgun sequence, the genomic window GACAAATTTGACTaatcttgtttatttttaagatttaaaaaaaatattatctattattatcattgtctTTAACATTCAATATTTGTTTCTCTTTAGAATCATCCTCAGCATCTAAGGAGGCTGCCCTGTGTAGTTCATACAACTGCACCAACTGTTCATCACTCATATAATCCAACATTTTAGGCTCGAGATATTTACCAACGGACTTCTTCTTTGCCTGATGCAGGGGTTTTGTTTGCTTCGCCAAATTAATTGCATAATCCTATAACAAGCAAAAACCATGATTTTTTTTAGGCACAATGCATACATAACAAATAACCAGACAATCGTGAAAATAGCACATCCCAAAAACTTGTATCAattatttaatcaattttaatttagattgtaccaATGGGACTGGCATATAGGACCCCTATAAGCCCCTTAtaaatattagaattaaaaaaaaactacttatttacttttcaAAAACAGAAATTGACTGAACAGATTTCCCTAAAAATACACTAAACGTTTTGCATTATCATTCCTCTTACACATggtta contains:
- the LOC123880205 gene encoding succinate dehydrogenase assembly factor 3, mitochondrial produces the protein MFPSKHVARVRLLYKLIFRVHRALPGELRLLGDNYAREEFKRHKNCTPVEAKIFLTEWTDYAINLAKQTKPLHQAKKKSVGKYLEPKMLDYMSDEQLVQLYELHRAASLDAEDDSKEKQILNVKDNDNNR